A part of Heliangelus exortis chromosome 3, bHelExo1.hap1, whole genome shotgun sequence genomic DNA contains:
- the ATF3 gene encoding cyclic AMP-dependent transcription factor ATF-3 isoform X1 — MMVQHSGQVSALEVSASAIVPTLSPAGSLGFDDFTNLTPLVKEELRFAIQNKRQYHRMSSTLDTVTVSERPIETSIMKTEFSPEEDERKKRRRERNKIAAAKCRNKKKEKTECLQKESEKLETINAELKAQIEELKNEKQHLIYMLNLHRPTCIVRAQNGRTPEDERNLFIQQIKEGTLQG; from the exons ATGATGGTCCAACACTCAGGCCAGGTATCTGCATTAGAAGTCAGCGCCTCCGCAATTGTTCCCACTTTGTCCCCTGCAGGGTCACTGGGGTTTGATGATTTCACAAATTTAACCCCACTGGTGAAAGAGGAACTGAGGTTTGCCATTCAGAATAAGCGTCAGTACCACAGGATGTCTTCTACATTGGACACAGTGACAGTCTCTGAAAGGCCGATTGAAACATCAATCATGAAAACAGAG TTTTCTCCTGAAGAAGACGAAAGAAAAAAGcgaagaagggaaaggaacaaaattgctgctgcaaaatgccgaaacaaaaagaaggaaaaaacagaatgtTTGCAGAAA GAATCAGAAAAGCTGGAAACTATCAATGCAGAATTAAAAGCCCAGATTGAAGAGCTAAAGAATGAGAAGCAGCATTTGATATACATGCTAAATCTTCACAGGCCCACTTGTATAGTTCGGGCACAAAACGGAAGGACACCTGAAGATGAGAGGAATCTTTTTATTCAACAGATCAAAGAAGGCACGTTACAAGGTTAA
- the ATF3 gene encoding cyclic AMP-dependent transcription factor ATF-3 isoform X2, with product MSSTLDTVTVSERPIETSIMKTEFSPEEDERKKRRRERNKIAAAKCRNKKKEKTECLQKESEKLETINAELKAQIEELKNEKQHLIYMLNLHRPTCIVRAQNGRTPEDERNLFIQQIKEGTLQG from the exons ATGTCTTCTACATTGGACACAGTGACAGTCTCTGAAAGGCCGATTGAAACATCAATCATGAAAACAGAG TTTTCTCCTGAAGAAGACGAAAGAAAAAAGcgaagaagggaaaggaacaaaattgctgctgcaaaatgccgaaacaaaaagaaggaaaaaacagaatgtTTGCAGAAA GAATCAGAAAAGCTGGAAACTATCAATGCAGAATTAAAAGCCCAGATTGAAGAGCTAAAGAATGAGAAGCAGCATTTGATATACATGCTAAATCTTCACAGGCCCACTTGTATAGTTCGGGCACAAAACGGAAGGACACCTGAAGATGAGAGGAATCTTTTTATTCAACAGATCAAAGAAGGCACGTTACAAGGTTAA